A stretch of the Rhinoderma darwinii isolate aRhiDar2 chromosome 3, aRhiDar2.hap1, whole genome shotgun sequence genome encodes the following:
- the HYKK gene encoding hydroxylysine kinase isoform X2, producing MTSENKTGNPQTTSKPAVNEPQAIKLAEMLFGLEVCKVKPLPSYDDQNFYIQTLDDETTTQMEYVLKIRNGEESKNTELIEVQLCAMKFLHDEGLPTPNPMLTKTGAVMSLESIEYGGSLQKHMVILLTYLPGTPAAEIKTTPEILFDIGKMAAIVDETLAKKFKHSYKKSFERGELIWNLSNTPLLRKYTYAIKEENLRQKIEGVITQFETVVKHNLKNFRQCLNHGDLNDHNLLLEKINISKGNSTDQYRVSGILDFSDMSYGYYVFEVAITIMYMMIESTDPLPVGGYVLAGYESVIPLKKEEKEALFTLVCCRFAQSLVMARYSVLLCPENEEYLMITAKTGWKHLMVMLDMGKEVIEKIWEDTARSYLDKRQDH from the exons ATGACTTCTGAAAATAAGACTGGAAATCCACAAACCACCAGCAAACCAGCTGTCAATGAACCACAAGCCATTAAGTTGGCAGAGATGCTTTTTGGGCTAGAAGTATGCAAAGTAAAGCCTCTGCCAAGTTATGATGATCAGAATTTCTACATCCAGACCTTGGATGATGAGACTACTACTCAAATGGAGTATGTTCTGAAGATCAGGAATGGTGAAGAAAGTAAGAACACTGAGCTAATAGAAGTACAGCTATGCGCTATGAAGTTCCTGCATGATGAAGGTCTTCCTACACCAAATCCCATGCTCACAAAAACTGGTGCAGTGATGTCTTTAGAGTCTATTG AATATGGAGGTTCCCTACAAAAACATATGGTGATACTTCTGACCTACCTTCCTGGGACGCCAGCAGCGGAAATTAAAACAACGCCTGAAATCTTATTTGACATAGGAAAAATGGCAGCTATTGTTGATGAAACCTTAGCAAAG AAATTCAAGCATTCATATAAGAAAAGCTTTGAACGTGGTGAGTTGATCTGGAACTTGTCAAACACCCCATTGCTGAGAAAGTACACATATGCTATTAAAGAAGAGAATTTACGTCAGAAAATAGAAGGAGTCATCACTCAGTTTGAGACAgtcgtgaaacataatctaaaaaaTTTTCGACAAT GCTTAAATCATGGAGACTTGAATGACCACAATTTACTATTGGAAAAGATCAACATATCCAAAGGAAATAGCACGGACCAGTACAGAGTCTCAGGAATTCTGGATTTTAGTGACATGAGCTATGGTTATTATGTGTTTGAAGTCGCTATCACAATAATGTACATGATGATTGAAAGTACTGACCCTCTTCCTGTAGGTGGATATGTACTAGCAGGATATGAAAGCGTGATTCCACTGAAGAAGGAAGAAAAGGAGGCCCTGTTCACTCTAGTGTGCTGTAGGTTTGCCCAGTCTTTGGTAATGGCAAGATACAGTGTCCTACTTTGCCCAGAAAATGAGGAATATCTTATGATAACGGCAAAAACTGGATGGAAGCATCTGATGGTTATGCTGGATATGGGAAAAGAAGTCATAGAGAAGATCTGGGAGGACACTGCAAGATCATACCTTGATAAAAGACAAGACCACTAA